The Actinomyces wuliandei genome contains the following window.
GTCGAACCGGAAGCCCCGGACCCCCTTGCCCCTCCAGAAGTTGACGATGTCAGCTGCCTCGGCGCGCACCGCAGGGTTGCGCCAGTTGAGGTCTGCCTGGCCGGGGTCGAACAGGTGGAGGTAGTACAGGCCGGTGTCCCCGAAAGGCGCCCAGGCCGGGCCACCGAACTTGGAGACCCAGTTCGTGGGCAGGGAGCCGTCGGGGCGGGCGGGCCGCAGGATGTAGTAGTCCTGGTACTCCCTGTCCCCGGCCAGCGCCCGGCGGAACCACTCGTGCTCAGTGGAGGTGTGGTTGAGCACCATGTCCACCATGACGCCGATGCCGTGCCCGCCCAGCGCCTCGACAAGCTCCTCGAAATCCTCCATGGTGCCCATGGCCGGGTCGATGGCGCGGTAGTCGGACACGTCGTAGCCGTTGTCCCGGCCGGGTGAGGGGAAGAAGGGGTTGAGCCAGACGTGGTCCACACCCAGGGAGGCGATGTAGGGGACCTTCTCGATGACACCACGCAGGTCACCGACACCGTCGCCGGTGGAGTCGCGGAAGGAGCGGGGGTAGACCTGGTAGACGACACTGTCGTGGAAGGACATGGGGAGTGTCTCCTCAGGGAGCGGAACCAGCCCGGGCGGCAGCCCGGACAACCTGTGCACACATGATTACACCTGTGTATACAGGAGGGAAAGTGATGGGGGCGTGACCTCCCCCATACTTCGTGCTGCCCCGGGATAGTTCCTGCTGCCGGGGCCCGCTGCTCCGCCAGGCCCCGGCAGGCGCCCCGGCAGCCCCGGGGCTGCGCGCGCCCGCAGGCTCCCGGACAGCACCACGACAGCGCCAGGGGCACGAGGCCCGGTCTAGCGTGCTCCTACCGCGCCCCGAACAGCGCCCGGGCCTGGGCGGCGAGGAGGACCGAGCCGACGATGACCACCCCGGAGGAGGTCGCAGGAGCGTCGGTACCCTCTGCGAGGGTCGCGGCCAGGTCCACCCCCTCCGCCAGGTCGTGGGCCAGCCTGACCCGGTCCTGCCCGTAGACCTCCCGGGCCACCTCCGCCAGGTCCTCCACGTCCATGGCCCGCTCAGAAGCGATCGGCACACAGACCACCGCGTCGGTGGCCGGCTCCAGCCCGCCCAGGACCCCCTCGACGTCCTTGTCCGCCATGACCCCCACCACGGCCACCAGGTGCCGGAACCCGAAGACCTCCTCGACTGCCTCGACCAGAGCCTCGACGCCGTGCGGGTTGTGGGCGGCGTCCACCAGGACGGTCGGCGAGGGGCGCAACACCTCCAGCCGCCCCGGGGAGGTCACCGAGGCCAGCCCCTCCTCCACCACCCGGGGAGGCAGTGCCCGCCCGCCCAGGACCGCCTCGGCGGCAGCCAGGGCCAGCAGGGCGTTGTGCGCCTGGTAGCGGCCGTGCAGCGGCACGAAGACGTCCTCGTAGACAGCCGCCGCCGTGCGCAGGGTGACCAGCTGGCCGCCGACGGCCACCTGACGGTCACGCACCTCCAGCACGCCCGCGCCCGGCTCGTCAGGGTCCTCCAGGGGGTCGCGCTCGCGACGCTCCACCGCCCGGTGGACGGCCACCGCCTCCTCCACCTGGGCACGGGCCTCGGGAGCCTGGTGGGCGGTGACCACGACGGCGCCGTCCTTGACGATCCCCGCCTTCTCGCGGGCGATACCGGCCAGGTCCGAACCCAGCCAGCGCTCGTGGTCCCGGGCGACGGGGGTGATGACGGCGACGTCGGGGCCGATGACGTTGGTGGCGTCCCAGCGCCCACCCAGCCCGACCTCAATGACTGCCACGTCCACCGGGGCGTCGGCGAAGGCGGCCAGGGCCATGACGGTGAGCACCTCGAAGAAGGACAGCCGGGGACTGCCCTGCGCCTGGGAGCGCTCGTCCACCATCTGGATGTAGGGGGCGACGTCCTCCCAGGCCGCGATGAAGCCCTCCTCGCTGATCGGCTCGCCGTCCAGCGTGATGCGCTCGCGGATCGTGGCCAGGTGCGGGGAGGTGAACCGGCCTGTGCGCATCCCGGTGGCGGCCAGCAGCCGCTCAGTCATGCGGGCTGTCGAGGTCTTGCCGTTGGTGCCGGCCACGTGGACGGTGCGGTAGCTGTGCTCCGGGTGGCCCAGGATGTCCAGGACCGCCTCGACCCGCTCCAGGGAGGGCTGGACCTGGTGCTCGGGCGCCCGGGAGAGGATCTCGGCCTCGACCTGGCGCATGCGCGCGGAGAGCTCCACCTGGCGGGCTGCTGCCTCCAGGTCGCGGCGGCGGGTCTCCTCCTCGGCCAGGTCCTCGGCCAGGTCAGCAGCCAGGTCCTTCCTGCCCGGGGTGTCAGAGTCGTCCGCAGAGACGTCTAAAGCGAGGTCTAAGCTGCCAGAGGGCTCCTCAGCCAGCCGTGGCTCCCAGGAGCCCCACCCGTCCGGGTCGTCGGCGTCCTCGGCGTCAACCTCGGCGAGGAGCTCGTCGAGACGCTCCAGGTCCCCGCCGGGGAGCATGTGGGCCGCCACCAGCTCGCGCAAGGCGGCCAGGTCCTCCTCCTCAGCCTGGGCTTGGCGCTGCTGCACCTCAGCCTGAGCCTGGGCAGCGTCCGCCAGGGACCGGCCGTCGGCGGAGCCGTCACCAGACCCGGCAGCACCCCCAGTGCCCGCTGAGCCAGCAGGACCAGCAGGGTCCTCGGGGTCGGGGGCATCGGCCGCCTCCAGGTAGGGCAGGAGCTCAGGGTCCACGCCACCGGTCTCTCCGGCACCCCTCACGCCGCCGGGACCCTCAGCACCCTCAGGAGCTCCCCGGCCACCAGCCCGCCGGGTAGGACCCTGGGCGGCGCCGCCAGCCGCGGCACCAGCAGCGCCCCCCTCACCGTTTTGCTCACCGTCCTGCCGACCAGCCCGGCCGGGGAGACCAAAGGCCGCACCTGGGTGATGGCCTGGCTGAGGACCTCGGCCCTGGCGGCCGACGGCGTCACGCTGGTGGCTGCTGCTCATGTCCCTAAGTCCTGCTTCCTGGTGGGGGCTCGTACCTGAGGAGGCAGCCTAGACGACAGGCCCTGGCTGTACGTCCCTGTGAGGTTGTGTGCGTGCTTGTGCGGAGGTCTGGCCGCTGGGGCCGGGGTGGTGGTGCTGTGGGTCAGTGGGTGCCTGGCGCTCTGAGGGCCTGGCACTCTGAGGGCCTGACGCCGAGTGTGTGCTGCCACACCTCCTGGGAGGGGGTAGGGTTGCCCGTCTGAGCGGATCCACTCCTGCGGGACTCGTGCGAGGTGAGCTGGCACGAATCAGGCCTGGCTAAAAGGTGTCACCAGGGGGTGGATCGACGCCAGCACACCAGGACACGCTGGGACTCCGGCAGTGCCCGGGGGTGTGAGACTGGCTCGCGCTGCTGCACCCCACAACGACACCCTTCACCCACGCGGGAGCAGTAACAGACAGGCTCACATCATTGCACCCCACCTGGAACAGCCCAAACAAGCACACGCCCCACCCCAGCCAGCCTCCCGCCCAACACCCAGCAATCCCAGACTCCCGGCCACGCGAGGCGGCTGCAAGAGCCCCGAGTGGTTCTGGTGACGCAAGGCGGCTTCGAACGGCACCGAACCAGCCGGACGTGGTCGGCCCCGGCACAGGGCCCTTCACACGCGGCGTGGATCAGGCCCCGGCCGCACGGGGTGGCTGCCCCTACACCGCACCGGGGCGGTACAGCGCCCGGCCCACCCACACCCCTCAGAAGCCAACAGCACCTCAGCTGTAAGTCACCAAGGCCCCGGCCAGGCAATGCGAACATCGTGACCCACAGCATGCTGGGGCCCCTCGCCCACCACCCACCCCGTCCACAACCCCCAGGGAAGTACACCTAGTCGGCCTGGCTCCGCTCACTACTCACTCGCCCTCTGGGATCCACTGCCCCTCAGGAGTGCGGTCCAGGCAGCCCAGGATCCCGGCGTCGCGGAAGGCCCGCAGCGTGGCACCGGGTCCGTCGGCAAAGTGCTCCCAGCCGGTGTGGTGGACAACTACCACGTGCGGGGAGCCGAGCACCTGCGCGGCCGCACTGGCCCGCTCGGCGGACAGGCTCAGCGGCCTGCCCCCGAGCTTGGCTGGCACGGTGGCCCGCCCCGCGTGCAGGACGGCGTGGTCGGGGACCCCGAAGCGCTGCCTGACCTGTACCACCAGGTCCAGAGACGTGTTGTCGCCACTGAGGTAGACCGTGGTGCCGCGTGCCTGGAGGAGGAACCCGGTCACCTCGCAGTTGACGAAGCCTGCGGCATCGGTCTCACCGTCGGTCGGCCCGTGCTGGGCCGGGACAGCCGTCACGTCCACCCCGTCGGCCACCTCGGCGGTCTCCCAGGGCGCCAGGCCCTGTGCCCCCTCCCCCAGCAGCCGGGCCGAGCCCGGGCAGGTGAGCAGGCGCGGGGCGGCCAGGGCGAAGTCGCGCCCGGCAGCATCGAGGTTGTCGGCGTGGTCAGCATGGCTGACGAGCACGACGTCAGCGTCCGCGAGCGCCTGGGCGGGCAGGCAGGCCCATGGGTCTTGCGCAGGGCGCCGTAGGCGGTAGGCGGGTCGAAGGTGGGGTCGGACACGATCCGCAGGCCTGCGACGTCGATGACCACGGTGGGGCCGCCAACCACGAGGAAGCCTGTGTCGTGGCGGGGAAGCAGGGGCATGATGCTCTTCTTTCTCTCCACTGCGTGGACCGCAGGAGCAAGACAGCTGGCTGCACATCTTCAGCAGTCCGCGCCATCGGGTGACCATCCCCCTCGTGGCCCATCTCCGTGAGATTCCGCAGGCAAAGGCGTAGCAGGGGACACAGTGACGGCACCTTTTCCGGCGACCCGCGAGCCGAAGATGTGCAGCGATGTCCGTGCTGCACATCTTCGGCTTCCTCGGAGACCACCCAGGCCATGAGACACCACCTGAAAACCCGACATCCTGCCAAGAGGTACCGGCTGGCCCCGCCCGCACCCTTCCCAAAATGTGCACCTCCTGACAGGCGCCCCGTCCAGGACGCCTGTCCTGAGTGCTCCCAGACCCTCAGCCCTGGGTCCCCACAGGAGCCTCAGCCGGTCTCGGCTGCTCTGTGAGACCAGCCCTCGGCCTTCTCCACCCTGGCGGTGGGCGCGGTGGCCCCGGGCACGGCGAGCACCTGGGCGTCCACGCAACCCACCTCGCTCTTGACCAGGTCGATGTGGGCGCGGGTCCAGGCCCCCTTGTCCTGCGGGACGCTCAGCTCCAGGCGGATGCGGTCGCCCACGTGGAGGCCTGCGGCCTTGCGCTCGTCCTGGACCAGGCGCACCAGGTCGCGCGCCCACCCCTCGGCCTCCAGGGCGTCGTCCAGGGCGGTGTCCAGGAGCACGAAGGCACCCGAGTCCAGCATGGTGGCAGCCAGGGAGTCGTCGTCAACCTCGATACGGCTGGTCACCGTGAAGGCAGAGTCCTCGGCCTCCAGGACCACGGGGACTCCGTCAAGCAGCACCTGGCCGAAGCGCAGGTCGCCGTCCTCGGTCAGCTCCCACTCCCCTGCCTTGACGGCGGCGAACAGCCGGGAGGTGAGCCTGCGCACCTGGGGGCTCAGCGCCCGAGGGTTGAGGCTGATCTCCTTGGTGGCCCGGTACCCGGCGGACTCGGCGTCCAGGACACGCACCTCCTTGACGTTGACCTCCCCGGCCACCAGGTCCTTGAAGGGCGCCAGGGCACCGGGGTCCGCAGTGGCGATCGTGAGCGTGCGCAGCGGCTGGCGCACGCGCAGCCCCTCCGTCTTGCGCAGACCCAGTGCTGCCGAGACCGCCGCGCGCGCCTCGTCCATGGCAGCCACCAGGGCCGAGTTGCCCACATGGGCGGGAAGCACCGGCCAGTCGGTCAGGTGCACCGAGCGGCCTCCGGTCAGGCCCCGCCACACCTCCTCGGCGACCAGCGGGGCCAGCGGCGCCATGACCTCGGTGAGCAGACGCAGCACGGTGTGGAGGGTGTCGAAGGCGGTGGTGTCACCGTCGGTGAAGCGCTGCCGGGAGGTGCGCAGGTACCAGTTGGTCAGCACGTCCATGAAGTCGCGGATCGTGGCGCACGCCCCGGTGATGTCGTAGGAGTCCATCTGGGCGCCCACGGTGGACACCAGGTCCCGGGTGCGGGCCAGGACGTAGCGGTCCATGACGTGCAGCCCGCCCCGGGAGGCGAACAAGGAGGCGTCATGGAGGTCCACGCCCTGGGTGAGGTAACCCTGCTCACCACCCGGCTGGCCTCCCGGCTGACCCCCTCGGCCATCCTGGCCCTCATTACCTGCGCCCCCCGCCTGGGCGGCGTAGAGGGCGAAGAAGTACCAGGTGTTCCACAAGGGCAGCAGCACCTGGCGCACCGTGTCACGGATCGCCTTGTCAGTGACCACGAGGTTGCCCCCGCGCACCACCGGCGAGGACAGCAGGAACCAGCGCATGGCGTCGGCGCCGTCGCGGTCGAAGACCATGGAGACGTCGGGATAGTTGCGCAGGGACTTGCTCATCTTGGCCCCGTCGTCGCCCAGGAGGATGCCATGGGAGACGCAGGTGGTGAAGGCGGGCCGGTCGAACAGGGCGGTGGCCAGCACGTGGAGGGTGTAGAACCAGCCGCGGGTCTGGCCGATGTACTCCACGATGAAGTCCCCCGGGTTGTGGGACTCGAACCACTCCACGTTCTCGAACGGGTAGTGGACCTGGGCGAAAGGCATGGCGCCGGACTCGAACCAGCAGTCCAGGACGTCGGGGATACGGCGCATGGTGGAGCGCCCCGTGGGGTCGTCCGGGTTGGGGCGGGTCAGGGTGTCGATGAAGGGCCGGTGCAAGTCGGTGACCTCCACCCCGAAGTCGCGCTCCAGCTCGGCGAAGGAGCCGTAGACGTCGGTGCGCGGGTAGTGCGGGTCGTCAGAGACCCACACGGGGATGGGGGCGCCCCAGAAGCGGTTGCGCGAGATCGACCAGTCCCGCGCACCCGCCAGCCAGTTGCCGAAGATCCCGTCCTTGACGTGAGTGGGGAACCAGTTGATCTCCTGGTTGAGCTCGACCATCCGGTCGCGGATGGCCGTGACCCTCACGAACCAGGAGGACACCGCCTTGTAGATGAGCGGCTTGCGGCAGCGCCAGCAGTGCGGGTAGGAGTGGACGTAGCTGGACTGGCGCACCAGGACAGCCCGCTGGTCCTGGGGGCGCCGGGCCAGCGGCCCGGTGGCGTCGCGCAGGTCAGCCACGATCGGCTTGTTGGCGTCGAAGATGTGCGTGCCCGCGTAGTCACCCACCTCGGCGGTGAAGCGGCCGCCGTCGTCGACGGGGATGACCGTGCCGACGCC
Protein-coding sequences here:
- a CDS encoding bifunctional folylpolyglutamate synthase/dihydrofolate synthase, which encodes MRGAGETGGVDPELLPYLEAADAPDPEDPAGPAGSAGTGGAAGSGDGSADGRSLADAAQAQAEVQQRQAQAEEEDLAALRELVAAHMLPGGDLERLDELLAEVDAEDADDPDGWGSWEPRLAEEPSGSLDLALDVSADDSDTPGRKDLAADLAEDLAEEETRRRDLEAAARQVELSARMRQVEAEILSRAPEHQVQPSLERVEAVLDILGHPEHSYRTVHVAGTNGKTSTARMTERLLAATGMRTGRFTSPHLATIRERITLDGEPISEEGFIAAWEDVAPYIQMVDERSQAQGSPRLSFFEVLTVMALAAFADAPVDVAVIEVGLGGRWDATNVIGPDVAVITPVARDHERWLGSDLAGIAREKAGIVKDGAVVVTAHQAPEARAQVEEAVAVHRAVERRERDPLEDPDEPGAGVLEVRDRQVAVGGQLVTLRTAAAVYEDVFVPLHGRYQAHNALLALAAAEAVLGGRALPPRVVEEGLASVTSPGRLEVLRPSPTVLVDAAHNPHGVEALVEAVEEVFGFRHLVAVVGVMADKDVEGVLGGLEPATDAVVCVPIASERAMDVEDLAEVAREVYGQDRVRLAHDLAEGVDLAATLAEGTDAPATSSGVVIVGSVLLAAQARALFGAR
- a CDS encoding MBL fold metallo-hydrolase; its protein translation is MLVSHADHADNLDAAGRDFALAAPRLLTCPGSARLLGEGAQGLAPWETAEVADGVDVTAVPAQHGPTDGETDAAGFVNCEVTGFLLQARGTTVYLSGDNTSLDLVVQVRQRFGVPDHAVLHAGRATVPAKLGGRPLSLSAERASAAAQVLGSPHVVVVHHTGWEHFADGPGATLRAFRDAGILGCLDRTPEGQWIPEGE
- the ileS gene encoding isoleucine--tRNA ligase; translation: MAGTSTGRTTGTQHTGAAFYPLHRSGEEVPASPSFPALEEEVLASWKEDATFQASVDNRAGSRVDSSGEPCEEFVFYDGPPFANGLPHYGHLLTGYVKDAVGRYQTQRGRRVERRFGWDTHGLPAELEAQRELGIDDVTEITRPGGLGIEEFNAACRTSVLRYTRQWEDYVTRQARWVDFDNDYKTLDPSYMESVIWAFKSLYDKGLAYQGHRVLPYCWHDRTPLSNHELRMDDDVYSDRQDTTVTVGLRLEQRLDTTHPDAAPELALIWTTTPWTLPSNSAVAVGPDVEYVTVRVDASLDSPVAGQDVLLARDLLGAYARELGEDPQVLATYRGTDLVGVRYVPAYDYFDDETHRAEGAAPGPAAWQVVAADYVTTSDGTGLVHLAPAFGEDDMHTCQAYGVGTVIPVDDGGRFTAEVGDYAGTHIFDANKPIVADLRDATGPLARRPQDQRAVLVRQSSYVHSYPHCWRCRKPLIYKAVSSWFVRVTAIRDRMVELNQEINWFPTHVKDGIFGNWLAGARDWSISRNRFWGAPIPVWVSDDPHYPRTDVYGSFAELERDFGVEVTDLHRPFIDTLTRPNPDDPTGRSTMRRIPDVLDCWFESGAMPFAQVHYPFENVEWFESHNPGDFIVEYIGQTRGWFYTLHVLATALFDRPAFTTCVSHGILLGDDGAKMSKSLRNYPDVSMVFDRDGADAMRWFLLSSPVVRGGNLVVTDKAIRDTVRQVLLPLWNTWYFFALYAAQAGGAGNEGQDGRGGQPGGQPGGEQGYLTQGVDLHDASLFASRGGLHVMDRYVLARTRDLVSTVGAQMDSYDITGACATIRDFMDVLTNWYLRTSRQRFTDGDTTAFDTLHTVLRLLTEVMAPLAPLVAEEVWRGLTGGRSVHLTDWPVLPAHVGNSALVAAMDEARAAVSAALGLRKTEGLRVRQPLRTLTIATADPGALAPFKDLVAGEVNVKEVRVLDAESAGYRATKEISLNPRALSPQVRRLTSRLFAAVKAGEWELTEDGDLRFGQVLLDGVPVVLEAEDSAFTVTSRIEVDDDSLAATMLDSGAFVLLDTALDDALEAEGWARDLVRLVQDERKAAGLHVGDRIRLELSVPQDKGAWTRAHIDLVKSEVGCVDAQVLAVPGATAPTARVEKAEGWSHRAAETG